atggctatAGCCAAGTATATGAGATAGTGCCTATGGTTCACATGTTATCACAGCTTCTCTGGTTGCAAGTATTAGCTACAGGCCGATATGTGTtatgatgcattttatattgCTATGTGAGGCCACTGGCTAGTTATGTGTTTACCGGCTTTCatgtgtgttatgcatgacattattaTCATGGGTGGGTATGCAGTTCATGTGTTATGAtctatcatccacatatatatgtttatcaGATACCACCCACCGTACCTATATCACATTACTATCTACCATGTTTTTCCTTCATGTGTTCTTATACTTACTAAGTTTTGTAACTCACTTTGTACTCTCcaccattccaggtaaaagtaaagaaatagcTTGCGAGGAGTTGAGTAGGAAAGATGGGTAGAAAAGTGTGTGTGGGTCTACTCTCATGGCAAAGGTCTTGGGAGATGGTTGTTTTCAATTGTATAGAGTGTATTTTGTGTTATGTAACTTAAATAGAACTGTGCTTGTAATCCTTAAGGTCTTTTATCTTGATGTGAGATTTGTGGAGGATGTAAGATGTATGTATGCTTCTGGCTGGTTGTTGGTCCTTTCATGATCCACAACACTCGCTCTCCTAGGTTGTCCGAGGGATAAGGTAGCTTAGGGGAAGAGgtgttacaaaaaaaatgagtcTAGAAGTCTTCTAGAAACTCATCTTGTTGCTACCATCTTCCAATTTCTCGACCTGAGCCCTTCCTAAGTCATGCCACACAAGTAGAGGAACTTGATCTCCTTCCATCTATGTTGATGAGAAAACACTACAAAACAAAAATCGTTTTTACAGGTGCAATTTAGAAACGAAATTTATTTCCATCTCTAACATAACCAGattttagagatggaaataaATTGTCTCTAACAAagacaaattttgagatggataaccaaaataactgaaatttcttttagagctttagagacagaattagtgatagaaaattttcatctttgaatgtttttaaaTCAAAGGTTGAAAAATTTTGTCTCCAAAAGTTTTTTTTCGTTAAAGATGGAATTTGAGATGGAATTTTTCCATCTTTGaattaagagaagaaaaaatttccATCTCAAAAAGTTTTTTTTGGAATTAGAGACGAAATGTTTCCACTTCTGAATTTTGCCTACTcttagagattgaaaaaattTTGATATCAGAATTTCATCAGAGActaaattagaaacaaaaaatttctaTCTCTAAGTTTAGAGATTGAAAAAGTTTTGTCATATGTGTGTGTCTGTGCGTGCGTGCACGTGCGCCTTCATTTGTTTCTCCTTAACCTTTTCTTCTCCGTCTTTGCCcgttcccctctctctctctcttacctATGTctcattctctttttcttccctgGCCAGTAGCTACCAGTCGTTGGCTCACATTCTCTTCCTTTCATTCAATAGTCCCTTCTCACTCTTTCATCCACTGATTGTCGTCCCAAACACTAGTGACCGGAGTTTCTCCAATTTAAGGTAACTTAAAgttctctaattttaattttcagtccAATCATTGAATCATTTTGGTTTTAGGGATGTTGGCCACCAGAACAAGGTAATTCTGATGATGAGTTCTGATCGTTGGAATCTACCCTTGGACAGTGGCTAGTGATGCCCTTCCAAGAACgagttacattttttttcaaaaaaaaaaaataatttttaaatatattgagaCTTAACCGTTGGATCATTTTGGTTTGTAGTTATATTGGTCACCAAACCAAAACGATTTTGATGCTCACTTCTGATAATCAGAATCTACCATGGACGATGACCAACAATGCCCTTCCAAAAATTGGTagcattttttcaaaaacttaatttttggatttattgagatcAGACTATTGGATTATGgttaaattataaatcaaacaaaaaaacactTGTAAATTatgcatatattatataatcatagAAAAAGTGATTCTTTTAACCAAAAAACatgttggattttttttaaaaaaaaaataaaaactatctgtattattaaacaaatatgcccggtttttattttttaataaaaataaaaattacacagaaaaatgaaatgaaaaactaaaaatagaatataaGAAATTGACAACTTTcagaaagataccctaattCTCTCTTTATATGCACAAACAAGATGGAGAATCGGAATCACTCAGCAATAATTAAGGCAAAACTATCAGTAGGAATAATAGAGGATGAAATACACGGATTATAAGTCTATTATACAGATTCAAGCAGCTACACAGATGCAACTAATTAACATTAATCTTCACTTCACTTCACTTCTTCAATCTCATCCAGTGCATAGTTATTAGTCGAAACATTCGCATAGTTCACTTTGTTGAATCGGACCACAACTGGGTATCGGGACTTCGGGTCCTGCCCAGtttttcacaattaaaattctaaaatcagCAAAAAGCAGAAAGgaaaatagattattattttttttaggaaaattcTACATACatataactctttttttttttttttgtaactcagtacaaaaaaaataaaaataaaaataaaataaaaagtcgGGTCAGAGCAAACCTGATCCACTGCTACAACGGATCCTATGCCTTTGTACCAGTAGGATTCCCTTCTTAGAATTCTCACCTGTACAAGGAGAAGTTGAATACTACGTTGTTATGCCAGCTATTGCAGTTGAACAAAAATAAAGGGTACTTGCGCAACTTTGATTCCTTTCTCCCTCCCTCCTACTTGAGGGTGAAATTTTCTCTTTGCCAATAAGAACTTGTGCCAAATTGGATTCCGACACCATAAATGGGAATCTCAATTTGCCACAATAAACCATCAAGGGGAAAACTGATTCCCCTACTTAAAAATTGAAAGACTCAGtttaacatttcaaaattcctCTAAATATGCACTTtgtaattctatttttttatttttattcttgatgTTAATTATGGAGGAACTAAAATAGATGTAGCATACTGACTCTTAAGTAAACTTAGGGTTTGGATATTCTTCTTGTTTGTTGAATGGTAAGATGAGTTTGGGAATCAATCACCAGCTACTTGGTCTAGTAACGGTAGAATTGGACTCTCTTTCAGGATGAATTcacacaaatttaaatttttatctacTTATTTAGTCTCTATGATTTATGGCCTATTACACATATTCAGCGGATCTACACACGCAAAGGACAGCCATTGCGGGTCCTAAAAGGTGGTCTGAAAATCAGGACAAACTGGATAACATTTCCATTAGAATACCTTGGTGCCTCTCTTTGGTCCGATGGGAGGCGGCTTAGGAGCCTTGGCTTCCCCTTCAGCCGGCGGGGGCTTAGTGGTGGCGGCAGGCGGCGCTGCTGCTTCCTCCGACGCGCGCACAACCAGCCTGCTGCCGCTTCTCGACGAAAGGCAGCTGCCTGCACCGGGGCTGCTGCTCCTAAGTGCGAACGCCACAGAACCATTCCGAGAAGCGCTTGCGCCTGACGAGAGCACAAACCCCGCCGCAGCGGATGCCAAGTTACATGCAGCCATGcccgcttcttcttccttcaacAGGGTCTGATGGGGCGGTGGAGAAGGATAATATTTACGCGGCAGAgaacaaataaagaaataataaaaaagaagttttaatcTGGTTTCCACAATTTCCGTGCGGACCAATCCAACTGGCGGGTGATTGCGGGCTCGGCCAGTAGGAAGGCGCCATCTAAGCACAGCATCGTTGATTGTGGATAGGGTCATCTCTTTCTGGGTGCTCCAAGCCCCCTGCTTTACTCAGATTATgcatgaaaattgaaaattattttttttaaataatccaTAACTGCAAAAACACTTTTAATGACATTTCTAAATATGTTTCTTTGTATAAAATTGTATATGCTtgaaatttataacatttttttattcttttgttttatgGGTTACTTCtagaagaatgaaatggatgaaataagaagaaatatattGGGAATAATATTGAAAGTGATAAGGGAAAAATACCCTCAAATTCATAATTATTCCAATATTCCAGGAATATAGCCATTGGCAGTAGTGACACGTGCCCATAAAGGAGCCACTCCCCTGACGTCACCCAACTTAAGCCCAAAGACTACACGTGGTAGATACACCTCACAACCCTGGCTGGCCGTTTGCTCTGCGAAGATTCTTCGGATTCTTCAGGATCAACCACCACATAGAGAATCATGGAGATAGGAACTATCCCGAACTCCTCAGAAATAATTATGGAATCTATATTGGTAAGATCACAGCTCCACGAAGAACGGGATAGGGATCCGAGCAATTGGAAAAAGAATCCTTACCTTGGCAGGAGGATAAAATGGGGGAGGACCAGCAACGAATAAGGGATCCaatcttttctttctctaagtTCAAAATTGCATACTTTGAGCTTGTATCAATCCGGTAATCTGACCTGAACGTCGGAGTGATCCCAAGGAAGCAAAACGCCGACTCCATTATAAGTACCTAGTTTGAGGCAGATGAAGGTGATCGGCctccgcatcatcaattggcacCCACTGTGGGGCTCAGGGATTCTTCTTTCTGTCTCTCCAGTTTGGTTTACCACGATGTTCAAGATATATGTCTTAGTCCCAATGCCAACAAGGAGGCACCAATCTAGGACGACCGAGGGTAACCCCGCCCCGGAGTCAAGTCAGAATAATCCTTCGAAGAGCCAGCAAGGGAGGAATCATAGTCTAGATAATCCTCCTCCCCCGCCAAATCAGATCGCACTTTTGGAGAATCAGGTCCAGCGTTTGACGGAGCTGCTTATCGGCTCCCTAGATTACCAAGACCAATAGGCCCATCATTCTCAAACAGGGGCGAGGCATGAGCCCTCGTTGGAGGAAGGATCTTGCCTACGCGAAGCAGACCCCTGAGAAAGGGGTCAAGAAGAGGAACATAGGGAGGCTGAAAAGTCTTCCAGCATGTCGTATGCCCAAGAACAGTAGGAAAAGAGGTTGCGTCAATTGGAGAAGGAGATTGCGGCCTTGAAGACGAAGCAAGGAGAATCTCAGGGGGTGGTGGTGAATCAACCCCTTAGCCCAGAGATCATGGCTGCGGTGCCGCCTGAGCGTCTTCACATTCCGAGAATAAAGCACTATATATGCGGGGACTACTGACCCAATGAACCACCTGGATCTTTTTACTTCTCATATGATGGTGCAAGACGCATCTGACGCAATGTGGTGTAGGGTCTTCCTGGAAACCTTGGAAGGGCACGCACGAGCTTGGTATTCAAACCTAGCTCACCACTCAATAGCCAACTTTGCCCAATTTCAGAGTAGCTTTTTGGCTCACTTTGTACCTCTTCGGAGGCATCGAAGATCCACTATGGCCCCGTTAGTGTGAAGCAGAACTAGGTCGAATCTTTGAAGgactttgtctcgtgtttcaatCTCGAAGCTTTGAGCATTGAGAACTTCAACCATAATGTCACTATGGTGTCATTCCATAATGCCCTAAGGCCTGGCCCTTTCGCTCAATCATTGGCCAAAACTCCCCCGCTTACGTTTACGAATATCCTTAGTTAAGCAATGAAGTATATTAATGGGGAAGAGGTTATGCAGGCGAAGAGAGCCGAGTACAccgagaagaaggaaaaaaggaagCACCCCGAAGAGAATAAGGGTGAGGGCCGAAAGGAGGATCAAAAAGAGAAGCATCGTCCTCGGTGGGAATTAGGCTGTTTTACCCCCTTGAATGCCCCAAGAGCGGAGATCCTTGCCACCATCGAGGGCAAGGACTATCTGAATAAGCCCTAGCCAATGAGGGCACCATCTAACAAAAGAAACTAGAATAAATAATG
The sequence above is a segment of the Diospyros lotus cultivar Yz01 chromosome 7, ASM1463336v1, whole genome shotgun sequence genome. Coding sequences within it:
- the LOC127805865 gene encoding photosystem I reaction center subunit IV, chloroplastic-like; protein product: MAACNLASAAAGFVLSSGASASRNGSVAFALRSSSPGAGSCLSSRSGSRLVVRASEEAAAPPAATTKPPPAEGEAKAPKPPPIGPKRGTKVRILRRESYWYKGIGSVVAVDQDPKSRYPVVVRFNKVNYANVSTNNYALDEIEEVK